TCTGTAACCCAGTGGCGTTTTTTCACCACTTCGTCATGCATCATGGCAATGTGGGCAACGGGGCCACCAAAAGCAGTAAAACCTAACCGTGTGAATAATTGAGCTACTTCCTGGACCCGTAACCACTGCACCATAATTAAAGTGATTGAAATGTTAAATCAATAGCAAGCCACCGCCAAAAATAAATCATGCCACAATAGGCAAAGATGACTATTGCATCACAGTGTAGGAGAATTTCCCATGGTTGCGACGCCTTTGAAAGCCGAAAAACGCTTAACAATTCAAACAGAGCAGATCAACGCTGATACCACCACCATTCGCTCCCTAGATTGGGACCGCGATCGCTTTGATATTGAGTTCGGTTTGCAAAATGGCACCACCTACAATTCCTACATTATCCGGGGCGAGAAAATTGCCCTGGTAGATACTTCCCACGCTAAGTTTCGGGAGATGTACTTGGCGGCCCTCACGGAACAGCTTGACCCGACAACCATTGATTACATCATCATTAGCCACACGGAGCCTGACCACAGCGGCCTGGTGAAAGATGTGCTAAAAATTGCCCCCCAAGCGGTGGTGGTTGGGGCGAAAATTGCGATTAAGTTTTTGCAAGATCTGGTGCATGATCCCTTTGAATTTATTGAGGTCAAAAGTGGCGATCGCCTGGATCTCGGCAAGGGCCACAACCTAGAATTTGTGAGCGCCCCAAACCTCCACTGGCCCGATACGATTTTTACCTATGACCCAGCCAGTGAAATTCTCTTCACCTGCGATGCCTTTGGGATGCACTACTGCTCTGATGCCACCTATGACGAAGATCTAAAAGCCCTCGAACCTGATTACCGCTTTTACTATGAATGCTTGATGGCTCCCAATGCCCGCTCTGTGCTCAGTGCCTTGAAACGGGTCGATAAGCTTGATGGGGAAGTTTCTCTCGTTGCCAATGGCCATGGCCCGCTGCTGAAGCACAACACCAAAGAAATGATGGACTGGTATCGCCAGTGGAGTGAAGCCCAGACCAAAGGGGACAAAATGGCAGCGGTTTTTTATGTCTCTGATTATGGCTATAGCGATCGCATCTCCCAGGCGATCGCCAAGGGGATCACAAAAGCTGGGGTGGCCGTAGAAATGGTGGATCTCAAGGTAGCCGATCCCCAGGATGTCCATGAAATCGTCGGCCGGGCTGCTGGTCTAGTGATTGGGATGCCCCCCATCGACAGCGCCTATAACGATGCTCTCAGTAAGGCGATCGGCACGATGCTCGCCGCTTCTAAAGATAAACAAGTTTTTGGGATGTTCGAGTCCTACGGGGGCAATGATGAACCCATCGATCCTCTTTTAACTCGTTTTCGTGATGCGGGTCTAACCAAAGCCTTTGACTCCATTCGCGTCCGGGAAGAACCCACAGAAACCCTCTACCAGCTCTGCGAAGAATCGGGCACTGACCTCGGCCAGTTGCTCACCCAAAAGGAAAAACTCAAGCAACGCAAGGGCATCGACAGCGAACTGGACAAAGCCATGGGCCGTATCAGTGGCGGACTGTACATTATCACTGCCCAGAAAGGCAATGCTAAAGGGGCGATGGTCGCTTCTTGGGTCACCCAAGCCAGTTTTGATCCCCCCGGCTTTACTGTTGCCGTGGCCAAAGACCGGGCGATCGAATCCTTGATGCAAGTGGGCGATCGCTTTGTGCTGAATATCCTCGAAGAAGGCAAATACCAGCCCCTCATGAAACACTTCCTGAAGCGTTTCCCCCCTGGGGCAGATCGTTTTGAAGGGGTGAATGTTCAAACGGCCAAAAATGGCTCTCCTATTCTTAACGATGCCTTGGCTTATCTGGAGTGCGAGGTGGTCAGTCGGATGGAATGCAGCGACCACTGGATCGTCTACAGCAAAATTGATGCGGGCCGCGTATCAAATCCCGATGGCCTCACCGCTGTTCACCATCGCAAAGTGGGGAACTACTACTAGGCACTTTTTTAAAACCGATAAATAATCATTGTATTGGGGGTCATCATTAGACCTCTTTTTTATTTTCTTAAAAGCATAAAGATTACAATTAGCGATGATCTTTATCTTTTTTAGTTGATTGCCACATTAATTAGATCTAGACAACGCTCGTTATTGTATTTTTTGCAATTGATTTCTGGTTTACTTTTGCTCCTCAAAACTCAGAAGCTTACTATTCAACAAATACTATTTCACTTTGGGTAAAAATACCTGACTCTTTTGGAAGATATCTCTTTTTTCAATACTTAAGACTTTATGGTGATTCTTAAAAAAGCAACTAATTTTTAATAGTACGGGTTATGGTAAGAGTATCGAAGAGCTAATTTGTTAATCTAAATCGAACAATAATTTTAGCTTTATCCACAAAAAAAGAGAGAGTATTATGAGTTTAAAAGATAGAGCAAAAGCCGCCGCTAAAAACATTGAAGGCAAAGTCCAAGAAGGTGTTGCAGATATCACTGGTGACTCTAAAAGCAAAGCGGAAGGACAGGCTAAACAAATGGAAGCTAAAGTCAATCATGCCGTTGAAGATGTGAAAGATATGGCAAAAAAAATCATCGATTAATTGATCTTTTATTTTGGCGATCGCCTGTTGCTCCTCCTCGGCGATCGCCTAACTGTTTCTAAAAGAATCTTTTTTGGGTAAAAAGCCTTCTCTCGTGAAGACAGTAATGGCACACAACCTTTTTAAACCCAATGGAGAGGAGTAATATGCTCAATCTTATGTGGCCTGTTGTCGGGATTCTAATTATCCTTTGGTTGCTCGGATTTTCAATCAATGTAGGTGGGAGCCTGATTCACTTGCTCCTAGTTTTAGCATTAATCGGGATTGTTTATAACGTATTTATCGGCAGACGCTAAAAATTCAGCACGGCAATCACTTGTTTCTCTGTAAAAAAGTAAATTGTTCGATGTATTCTGTCCGTTGATTCCTGAAGAAGTCACTAAAACAAACTTTTGGGAAAACAATCATCTTGATATTTTTTTCAGGGAGCCTTTCAAGAATTTATGGAATACAATCCATAACTCCCTTTGTTTCTTATTTAAACTATTTATTCTTTAGTTTTGAGGTTTCGTCATGAGCTTTTTTAAACAATTTTTTCGTTTCTTGTTCATAGCGGTTAGCACTTTGGTTGCTACTGTCTTGTTTCTTAACTTTGGCTATGCCGACAATGCAGCCTCAGCTAGCACTTTGACCGCAGTAAATCCTGCCTTGATGCAATCGATTTCGATGAATCGGATGGATGCCATGGGTAAACAAATTGAAGGGAAAACCCAAGAAGTGATGGGCAACATCACAGGCGATCCAAAAGATCAACTGATGGGGAAAGCCAAACAAGTCGAGAGTCAGGTTCGTAATACCGTAGAAGATGTCAAAGATAGCATGATGTCTGGGAACCGAGCCAAGGCTATTCAAAAGAATATTGAAGGCAAAACTCAAGAAAGCATTGGCAACGTCACAGGAAATCGTCAAGACCAATTCTCTGGGCAAGCAAAACAACTAGAAAGCAATGTGCGCAATGTTGTAGAAGATGCAGTGAATGGCATCTTTAAATAAAGAATATTCTTATCTTCTTTTAAACCACCTCTAAATGCGTTCAAGTCTCCCTTTATTTAGGAGGATTTGAGCGAAAAAAAAATTTACTTTGCTATCAAGCATTAGGCGATCGCCTAGATTTTTTGCGGCGATCGCCCGACTCAATCACGAAATTTCTCAATCAGAAAGAATTAAGCCCCATGAACAATAAAGATATTACAGGCGCTGAACGGATCGTTCATGGCAAATACCAAGATTCCCTAGGCCGTACCCACACCGAATACAAAGATGCCCAGGGCAATATTTACACCGAATATATAGATGAATATGGCAAGATTCATACCTATAAAAATAGCTATGCTAACGGTCATTTCTCTGCAGAAATACGACAAACTGAACGGGAATCCCGTGCCGAATCTAATGGTCTCCGCATTGGTATTCTCGCCTCTTGTACTGGCCTCGCTGTCATTGGGACGATCTATGCCGTGACTAGACCAGAAGAAATAGAGCCACTGCCCCCAGTTGTGAACGTCGAAATGCCTACCCCTGAAGAAGACTTAACGGAAGACACCGCAGAACCTCCCTCTGTTACCACCATTGTGCCGATCAATAACCAACCAGCGACTCAACCTGCCCCTCAACAGCAACCAGCGGCCCAAGAGCCTGCTGAGCCCTCAAATGTCAATGTAACAGTGACAAACCCACAATCACCTCCTCCAGCAGCAACGCCAACAACAACCCCCCAGACAACGCCTGGGGTGACGGATAGTACCCTCAGAGCAGATATTACAGAAAAATTGCGCGATAGTTTGCCCGATAATCAACTGAGAATGACGGTCAATAACGGGGAAGTAACTGTCACGGGAACTGTTTCGAGTCAAGATCAACTGCAACAGATTCCATCTTTGCTCAACACCATCAACGGGGTTAAAAAAGTGACAAACAATGCAACGATTGCACCGTAAAATTACACTTCATCATTGCTTTATTGATATGGATTTGATGTGAATTTAGAGTAAGCACTTTGATGGCCTGGGCTTAATGTTGCTGTTTTCCCTCGGTGTTCATGAAGAATTTCCAAATGTAAAAATAACTGTAGGGAGGCTGAATTCAGGTCTCCTTTTTTCTGTGGGGATAGAGACATTGTGAGCAAGGCGATCGCTTCTCCTTAGTCCATTCCCAGGAGGTGTTTAAGGTACATCAATCTTTATGAATTAGCCTTAAGTATTGTAAACTACCCATGGATTCACCAAAATTTAGAGATATCGAGGAGAACAGGAGCTTATGACGGCGGCGGCAACGTCATCATTGGTAATGTCAAGGGAGTATCTGCGGCCCCCAGGAGGAATGAACCCGAATGTGTGGATGATCATCATCGCCGTAATACTCATCGCTACTTCCGTGGGTGGCTACTGGCTTTGGGGTTGGTACGATTGGGTTTGTTTCTGTGAGAATGTTTTGGCCCTCCACCTGGCGGGGACAGTCATCCATGATGCCTCCCACCGGGCAGCCCACAGCAATCGCGCCGTGAACACGATTCTCGGCCATGCCAGTGCGTTAATGTTGGGATTTGCGTTCCCTGTTTTTACCCGGGTTCATCTCCAGCACCATGCCCATGTGAACGACCCAGACAATGATCCTGACCATTTCGTCTCCACGGGTGGACCCTTATGGATGATTGCCGCGCGGTTTTTCTACCATGAAATCTTTTTCTTTAAGCGGCGTCTTTGGAAAAACTACGAACTGCTTGAATGGTTCCTCAGTCGTGCTTTTCTAGGGATCATCGTCTATCTCGGCATTCAATATGGCTTTATCGGTTATGTGATGAATTTCTGGTTTGTGCCGGCCTTAGTCGTGGGGATCGCCCTTGGTTTGTTTTTCGATTACCTGCCCCATCGCCCTTTTGAGGAGCGCGATCGCTGGAAAAATGCCCGGGTTTACCCCAGTAAGCTGCTCAACATCTTAATCCTCGGGCAAAATTATCACCTTATTCATCACCTATGGCCGTCTATCCCTTGGTATAAGTACCAACCGGCCTATCATTACATCAAGCCTCTCCTGGATCAAAAGGGTTCGCCCCAATCTCTTGGGCTACTCCAAGGCAAAGATTTTCTCAGTTTCCTCTACGATATTTTTGTGGGCATCCGCCTGCACCACAAACCCAAGTCTTAAATTCTCCCGAAATTATGGTTGATACCCAAGCGATCCTTGCTGCCCTTCGCCCAGTCCAAGACCCGGAACTTCAAAAAAGTCTGGTGGATCTCAATATGATCCGCGATGTTTCTGTGGTGAATGGTGTGGTGAAATTTACCCTCGTACTGACAACGCCAGCCTGTCCCCTCAAAGAGTTCATCGTGGAAGATTGCAGAAAGGCCGTGCTGCCTTTGCCTGGGGTCAATGCTGTCGAAGTGGAGGTGACGGCCGAAACGCCTCAACAAAAGTCTCTCCCTAGTCAGCAGGGTATTGAAAACGTCAAAAATATTGTCGCGATCTCCAGTGGGAAAGGGGGCGTCGGCAAGAGCAGCGTAGCAGTGAATGTGGCGATCGCCTTAGCCCAGACCGGGGCAAAAGTCGGGTTGCTCGACGCTGATATCTATGGGCCGAATGTGCCCAATATGATGGGCATCGGCGAAGTAGAGATTAAGGTCGACAAAACCAGTGGTGCGGATATCCTCCAGCCGGAGTTTAACTATGGCGTCAAACTGGTATCGATGGCCTTTTTGATCGATCCAGACCAGCCGGTGATTTGGCGCGGCCCGATGCTCAATGGGATTATCCGGCAATTCCTTTACCAGGTGAATTGGGGCGAATTGGATTATCTGATCGTCGATATGCCCCCCGGTACTGGGGATGCCCAGCTCACCATGGCCCAGGCGGTCCCTATGGCTGGGGCGGTGATTGTTACGACTCCCCAAACGGTTTCCCTCCTCGATTCTCGCCGGGGTCTAAAGATGTTCCAGCAGATGGGGGTCAATGTGCTGGGGATCGTCGAAAATATGAGCTATTTCATCCCGCCGGATCTACCCGATCGCCAATATGATCTCTTTGGTTCCGGTGGTGGCGAGAAAACAGCGAATGAATTGGGTATTCCCCTCTTGGGTTGTGTTCCCTTAGAAATTGCTCTCCGAGAAGGGGGCGATACAGGGACGCCCATCGTCGTCGCCCAGCCGGAATCTGCCTCAGCTCAGGCCCTGGTGAAGATTGCGAAGGCGATCGCGGCAAAGGTTTCTGTGGCAGCCCTGGCCTAAAGAGTCAAGACCTATCCCTTAACGTCAAAGAGGAGAGGACTAAGGCCCTCTCCTCTTTGACATTCCCTGAGAAAATCTCAGGTGCTTGCAACAATTCTTAATCTTTAGCGATTAATTTTCTTCGCCATATTCCGGAACATATCCATGTTGCTGTCTACTTTCAGGTTGGGCTTAGACGAAGATAGGGTAGGTTGGGGGGCAGAAAAAGACTCACTGCTGTTGCTTTCGGTATTCCGAGAAGCAGCTTGGTTCGGGTCTACTTTCCGCATATTC
The nucleotide sequence above comes from [Synechococcus] sp. NIES-970. Encoded proteins:
- a CDS encoding flavoprotein encodes the protein MVATPLKAEKRLTIQTEQINADTTTIRSLDWDRDRFDIEFGLQNGTTYNSYIIRGEKIALVDTSHAKFREMYLAALTEQLDPTTIDYIIISHTEPDHSGLVKDVLKIAPQAVVVGAKIAIKFLQDLVHDPFEFIEVKSGDRLDLGKGHNLEFVSAPNLHWPDTIFTYDPASEILFTCDAFGMHYCSDATYDEDLKALEPDYRFYYECLMAPNARSVLSALKRVDKLDGEVSLVANGHGPLLKHNTKEMMDWYRQWSEAQTKGDKMAAVFYVSDYGYSDRISQAIAKGITKAGVAVEMVDLKVADPQDVHEIVGRAAGLVIGMPPIDSAYNDALSKAIGTMLAASKDKQVFGMFESYGGNDEPIDPLLTRFRDAGLTKAFDSIRVREEPTETLYQLCEESGTDLGQLLTQKEKLKQRKGIDSELDKAMGRISGGLYIITAQKGNAKGAMVASWVTQASFDPPGFTVAVAKDRAIESLMQVGDRFVLNILEEGKYQPLMKHFLKRFPPGADRFEGVNVQTAKNGSPILNDALAYLECEVVSRMECSDHWIVYSKIDAGRVSNPDGLTAVHHRKVGNYY
- a CDS encoding CsbD-like protein: MSLKDRAKAAAKNIEGKVQEGVADITGDSKSKAEGQAKQMEAKVNHAVEDVKDMAKKIID
- a CDS encoding CsbD-like protein, with the protein product MSFFKQFFRFLFIAVSTLVATVLFLNFGYADNAASASTLTAVNPALMQSISMNRMDAMGKQIEGKTQEVMGNITGDPKDQLMGKAKQVESQVRNTVEDVKDSMMSGNRAKAIQKNIEGKTQESIGNVTGNRQDQFSGQAKQLESNVRNVVEDAVNGIFK
- a CDS encoding hypothetical protein (conserved exported hypothetical protein), with the translated sequence MNNKDITGAERIVHGKYQDSLGRTHTEYKDAQGNIYTEYIDEYGKIHTYKNSYANGHFSAEIRQTERESRAESNGLRIGILASCTGLAVIGTIYAVTRPEEIEPLPPVVNVEMPTPEEDLTEDTAEPPSVTTIVPINNQPATQPAPQQQPAAQEPAEPSNVNVTVTNPQSPPPAATPTTTPQTTPGVTDSTLRADITEKLRDSLPDNQLRMTVNNGEVTVTGTVSSQDQLQQIPSLLNTINGVKKVTNNATIAP
- the crtR gene encoding beta-carotene oxygenase CrtR — its product is MTAAATSSLVMSREYLRPPGGMNPNVWMIIIAVILIATSVGGYWLWGWYDWVCFCENVLALHLAGTVIHDASHRAAHSNRAVNTILGHASALMLGFAFPVFTRVHLQHHAHVNDPDNDPDHFVSTGGPLWMIAARFFYHEIFFFKRRLWKNYELLEWFLSRAFLGIIVYLGIQYGFIGYVMNFWFVPALVVGIALGLFFDYLPHRPFEERDRWKNARVYPSKLLNILILGQNYHLIHHLWPSIPWYKYQPAYHYIKPLLDQKGSPQSLGLLQGKDFLSFLYDIFVGIRLHHKPKS
- a CDS encoding ATPases involved in chromosome partitioning; translated protein: MVDTQAILAALRPVQDPELQKSLVDLNMIRDVSVVNGVVKFTLVLTTPACPLKEFIVEDCRKAVLPLPGVNAVEVEVTAETPQQKSLPSQQGIENVKNIVAISSGKGGVGKSSVAVNVAIALAQTGAKVGLLDADIYGPNVPNMMGIGEVEIKVDKTSGADILQPEFNYGVKLVSMAFLIDPDQPVIWRGPMLNGIIRQFLYQVNWGELDYLIVDMPPGTGDAQLTMAQAVPMAGAVIVTTPQTVSLLDSRRGLKMFQQMGVNVLGIVENMSYFIPPDLPDRQYDLFGSGGGEKTANELGIPLLGCVPLEIALREGGDTGTPIVVAQPESASAQALVKIAKAIAAKVSVAALA